The nucleotide sequence TCATAATAATACTGAACTGGTTTCATTATCTCTAATCTGTATTTGTTCAGGAACAGCATTCACAGACACCGAGTGCTCTGACTGCAGCAGTGGAACATTTTCAAATGGGACATTTACGTCCTGTCTGCCGCACACACAGTAAGAGAAGCTTCAGACATCTGAACTCTTCCAGCAGCCGTGAATTCATGGTTTCCTACAAATGTTGCTGTAAAAATGTCCCTCTATCATTCCAGATGTGAATCAATAGATCTGCAGCTGAAAGCAGGAACTGCTTCAACTGATGCTGAATGTGGAGAACAAAGTTCAGACAGGACAGGAGCTGTGATCGCTGCTGCTGTTGGGgggattctttttttattaatatctgGAGCTGTAGCTAAATGGTACCTTtccaggaaaagaaaaaaatggcaTCCAAACAGACGTAAGATTTGCATTTAGACAATAAAAATACTCATGTTTCTGATAGAAGATAATATTGTCTGTCACATCATCAATTTGTTAATAAGCTGTTTTTTGGTAATGTTGCATtacaggaagaaaaacaaatgcagacAGTCCCCAACTGGTATGTTTTATACTCTTTAGTGTTATAAGTCCattttactgtatgtacagtaggAAGTAGGAATGATTTTTCTTGTAAATAATGACATCACtcttttatcaatatttcacaaAGCCGGTGAATGGAGCAGAAACATCAGAGATTTTAAACAGAAGTCAACAGCAGGTGAGACAGCAGTGTGTTCTACATGTTCATTGGCTGAGGACTGTCTGACTGAGCTACACTCTGTGACGTCTTTACAAATGTACAAGATGTTTCTGCTTAAACTAAATGTTTCTCCACAGGAGGAGACAGAGCACATATAAACATGCAGAGTCTTTCTAGACACTGCAGAGTGAATGTGCTCTAGAATCCAGTGATAATCCAGTTGGATGCTGGCACAGTGTCTTTGCAGTGGACAGAAATGAAATCAGCTGAATGTCCTGCACGGCGCTACAAGCTGAACACGTCCTCTTCAGAAGTGCTGGTCTACAGTCTGGATCATTATCTCACACAGATGTTACTGTACAGAGACTGAAGTCAGCCTGGAATAACAACATGGAGCAAGCTGCAGACTTCCAGCCATGTGACTGTACATGTAggcttctttcttcttctgtggtggtCACAGAGCTCACAGCTGGATCTGAACACAGTCAGACTGAAACTGGACTTCATCTGTCATAAACCAGAACAAACAACTGGAACAGAAGAAAGATTCAATCTGAACTGCAACATGATGGACAAATGGAGACTTTGATCAAAAGCAGAGAGGCTGGATAGTGTGCAGTGTGCAGGTACAGCTCCAAATCAGCgtgtgagaggaggagaggtagtCCACATGCTGAATATTGAAATATTATACTAAATAATTTAGGTGAACTGGTGAAATATCTTTGTTTGAAACATTCCCTCATTAAACTCCTGGCAGCCTGTGATATTCAGCATGTGGACTTTTTCTGTGAGTTAAAATTGTATCTCACTGCTGAGTCAGCtgataaaaacacaactgaTGTTGAATAAAATTACAGTCGGCTCACAGACTGTAATGACATTTAGTATTACAGTTTTTGCCCGTTGCTTGAACACTATAGACCCATGCTTACACTAAAGTAACACAACTTGAAGCTTTTGTTACCATACCTCAAACACATGTACCCATACCTTAAACAAAAGCGCTGCTTTGCACTCTAGTTGCAATTCTGCAACACATTTACTTaccaaaggaattgtgtgtgtattgcctatctccaagtccctgccacgagaatttaccccttcgatatgagactgactgatttaagataattgagcgattattaactaactgatcactagtgaataattgtatagttATTAAAACCATActcagaggtccggagactctgggcgaATTGGATCTCCAGCGGTGCCCCGAAACCAGAGATTTATGaatgaatattctctgaatattaaaattcataattttgtattaattctcataaatgtattaaaacataGTAGTCATGCTACAATCACATGGCATTACAACCTTGAGGGAGCATGGTGGCTTCATTCGCCATGTTGAgaccaagggggtaagccagagatcgatCAGTGAAGCCAATCAAAGCCTGCATGAAGGGTTCCAAGGGAAAcctcctgtttacaggttaTAAGACTATGATGGCGAAATATTACAGGGGacattttatgagcaagagatgcaaaaagttattatagataaaaacaaaacatttaaaatagaaaagattttatctagaaagaaaagacaaggcagggacatggtgttagtcaaatgggtcagatggccagataaatttaactcgtggattttggaaaaacaggtcattcagctaccttagcagattacaaacacacgtataaatggatacagaggattttattgtcaccctgcccagcaactcgtctgcattattttactcGAGCAATAcaacagcaaactttagaacgaAACTTtccaagcctttacactttaaaacaGCATACGAGGTGAGTTTGATAGAAAaacaatatccaaaaacatggaaatcaaaatttgttttgtttgataaaaaaatccaacaagaaggtagttctatcagcgacacaacaatgtcacagataatagctgaactaaacagttgtttatctgaaaacgacatgggtcacattgagcttgattacaataacattaccaacagagtaagcattttaccaacGAGAGACGTAGTATtaacgtttcaaggaaaacttgcaCAAATGTTGGGATTTATTCCTGGAGTGGCTTTTAAAATTCACGAGGCGACTGCAACATTTAGATCTCAGCTGCAAACtaacacagtgttgacacagatgcTGTATTTGGCGCCACATCCTGCAGATGTTAACGTAGGGATGTATAATATATCTGTTTATACTgatattgttgatcatcaaacggtaggggatagttacgtccctcttttaagaatagtacatatatCGGGTTCAAACAAGAatatgatcacaaatacttatgacagaccccactatctgaggctctgcaaaacacacattgatagtaTTGAGATTTCTCTCAAGACAGACCAGGATCAACAAATCCCTTTTACGTACAgcaaagtgataataaagctacactttcgacccgtaaaatatcagtattagacaaggagcaaacgtgtaccatccatatgctcacaatgcggacaagtatgttgcatattatacagcccaAGCGGGTGGTGATTTACAAGGATACAGCGGGCTCGGTGCTCAGTatggtgcagggttagggggtatctttaggggtttgtttagattagcattccccttactcaagaaaggatttacatttgttgcccctcatttaaagacagctgcTAAAAACATAGCTACGGATGTTATTACTAACGTCATGAACAGACATCAAGGGGGGTCGAGTATAGTGGCCGCGGCCCCCCGACCTATAAAACgacctcctgggaaaagagggagttccccaccaaagaggcgtagccgaacaacaaataagaagacTCATTctaagactagaaaaaataaacaagcaaggaaAAGCAAGTCGACAAAACGTCAGAAAacaagagacattttctaacAAGAATGTGTACgacaatgtttttgttattatggtgaTATAAGTAAAAACACTTagaaatgataaagttatgtctctatgtatttatttaaaaccgataacgatatacaattaaaaagttatccaatcactcaatcgcattttaggagatacaaagggacttgtttcattgtttgctaatcgatgtcctctggtaacaagaggtgtagatAGCAGGCCagtaataagaggagaagaCTCTCCAAAAGTTTTTCTCTTAATCTcctcaatttttcttttgacctgttgatttgatacaactgataaaggtatattcaatatagccaacaattgcagatattcatcccaacctgtaggtctctggctgttgtgagaagcagttactcctcttatcaaatcatacacatgagaccctttaataacattacccTTAAATACAAACTCCCCACGTtcagtccatgcagatatgttttttgaggaggacattttatccaaaatatgccgggctttattcctgctgttttaaaacaaaatctcttccttcttgattcttctgctctgaagagtgaTAATCTTCAGCGACCAgcattgacaaagttagtgtgttctggtctttttctccttgttttaccatggtgagaaatctctgcaatgcgatggaatatttatttgctttttcatcaagatcttcagtcttttgatTCAGAATGTCTTTTATAGTACGATCCAGGtaattttcaacagtttctcgaATAGACTCATGTGCCGGagatcaagctgttgtttaggtaccagaaacatttttgtgtATACTCCATAGTCATTTAAGCTTGTCTTGAACCAATAAGACTCGttataaaaggcacagcgatactcaggagggggagaagaaaaccgCCAGACTGTTAAAGCAacatcttctttttctttgaagcgcAAACCTTTTTGTTGGCGAGCAGCCTAATCCccgccttcttcttttttaatttttgatactgtgtcttatttagaggaattttaccttttaaaacattttaagctaTTTTGCATAACGCtaccaaaaggtctggtgatgcagatttaataatattcactctctgagatggaTGCTCCATGCATagtttgcagtaaagacaggtttcttttaatgcgatcagacatgtttatttactttctcttaggcacatacacaacaggcagCTCTGAAAGCAAGTCCgttctgagtctgaaatcatcaggtgtcttagctttaaaatcaatcatcaagtaACCGTAAGGAACACTTGTGGCATCCtcgaaacaatccataaaaaacaagctatttcttttaactcatcgccatcgTTGTGAGTGGACTGTTTTGCTCAACCTAAATACATGcttaaacacaggtggaatgcatttggtttactctctttacAACCGGGTCATCTTGCGTATGTGTGCCAATCCCGtcttgtgtgagtgtgtgtgtgtgtgtgtgtgtgtgtgtgtccccttcggtcagtgacgtcactacgcAGGAGGAATGCCCCCTTcttgcagatcggttataaaggcaGGAGAGCCACGGAGCCTCTTTTCCTATGGTGCAAAATGCATGTGTGGGACCCCCTTCgatcagtgacgtcactactcaggaggaatGGGAacgaaaaataataataataataatccttatttgtagagcacttttcaaaaacaagtcacaaagtgcttaACAAGTGTTAAAGCATGTTTGGAACGAAAAATAACCAAGCATGCATttgaaaactttgttttttacataTCACATCTGAAGTATCTTGTTTACTAGCTAATAACCAAGATGTTGCCAGCAAAACACAAGAGTGAGTATGTTTCTCACGGCTTCCAGTGGAATTTGAGGACCTTAGCCTATCAGCGTTAAAGGCCTTCCCTCAGACATCCCGTCATGCATATGGACAACGGGAGCTTTGATAAAATTTATTGAAAAACCTTCTATTTGTATGAAATACAGAAGATGCTTTGTAATTTacgttttcttaaatgtttctggttagaaTATAATGCGTTTTGTCAGTAATTCACATTCCTATGACAGTTTACTACTTAAACcgtgagtgaagggactgtttaatTTGATGGGACTGGTGACCAGACAATGCATTGACAAGTTACTGCTACCACTGTCATGGCTGATCAATAGAATGGTTTAATAAAGTGCAGTTATTACATTATAAACGGTTACGTGCTGTGGTCATTAACTCTTAAATTCACATCGGGTGGGAGACGTTATGTCGGCCCAGACTAATAGGTGCATTAATAACCCGCCATTGGCAGGTGTTGTTTAATGAAACAGTGCTAGTCACGTTAACCTCTCTGAAACTCTGAGCAACTAAAAATGCTTACGGTGTCTCGTTGAACTAGATAAGTGAGTGCACCGCTGTGGCCCCATGGTGGGCGATGTTAAAAGGTGAACCCCAGAAAACACTTCAATTCTTACACAAATAACAACTCACCACAAAGAAAGCAAGACTCTCTGCACCATCTGCTTTCAAGTCTATAAAGGCATAAGGATTATAATACGCTAtactttaattcatttatttgaatATAGATAATATCATGAATTTCAAAGGGTTCTTTATGTTTGTGATGTGCACAAAGATTATAATACAATATActtgaattaatttatttgtatatatatgtaattgTAATATCATGAATCTCATAGGATCCTTAAGGGGCTGTTTTGGTAaattgtgcacatttcggcctGGTTAGACccaataaaattttaaacagaAAGGCGACAGAGACAGTCTCTGTGAGGCACAAAGGCGGGAATAAGTCTTTTTGAAAAAGCCAGGGTGAAGCCCTGTGAGGGGTTGGTAAACGGGAAGTGCGGTGACAATGGCTTCTTTGTCCCATACAAAGACCTCTCATTTTATGGAATTATGTAAACTGaggttcaggaacaggaccacgcctCCCTCACTCATTCCATCCACCTGTGCTTCTCAATCCAGTCACATGCACTCACGTATATAAGCCGTCTAACCCGTCTTCTCTCCAGTTTCTCAGTTCCCACATCCCTCACACCTCAGGAGTCTGCGGGAGGCTACTCAAGTAGTGTGTTTTAAACAAAGCAGTGATTCAAAACGCTGTTTTGTAGTGACTGGGCaatgttggttttgtttgtttgtgtttatactGAAAAACGTTATTGAAGGGGCTGGTTGAAACAAACATTCACTGTCCACCTGAAAAGGTAGAAGCTTCATTGCTTATGAGGTTTAGTTGAAAGCCGTTAGTGCCATGAGTATGAGATTATAAATATATAGAACTCTGTGATAAACTCATTACATTgtctggtaaaaaaaagtttctctAGAGTTAGTGTGTGTTCAATAAGATCTGATCATATTACAATATGGTGATTAATGTGTGAACGATAAAACCCATTGCAAGTGAGTTTTATCACTAAATGCTAATGCAGCCTTTACAACCACCGCTAGCGCTACTAGAGGCTAGCACCTCTAGCGCTACTGCAGCCTTTACAACCACCGCTAGCGCTACTGCAGCCTTTACAACCGCCGCTAGCACCTCTAGCGCTACTGCAGCCTTTACAACCACTGCTAGCACCTCTAGCGCTACTGCAGCCTTTACAACCGCCGCTAGCACCTCTAGCGCTACTGCAGCCTTTACAACCACTGCTAGCACCTCTAGCGCTACTGCAGCCTTTACAACCACTGCTAGCACCTCtagcgggggggggggttgttgaTGTTCTGCTTTGGCATGATGTAACTGAAGGCCTTTTTCCAATCCCAGGCACACTGAATACAGATTGTTTTAGGAAGGTGTAGAAAATATGCTGAAAAACCATAAGCTACCAGTCTTTTGTCATTAAAAAGAGACAACTCTTTCACACGCAACAAGTAGGCCAAGGTTACTGACCCCCTGATGACCAAATCCAGAAAGAAGCTGACACACAGGTGAGGGGACTGTGCCCTGACCTGACGactgcttcacacaacagtgaCTGAAGAAAGATGTTATGGGAAAAAGACTCAACTGTCCCAAGACCATCACAAGATAGTCAAGATTATCCCAGGTGATACGGACAACTTCAACTGCCGCCAGTCATGCacgtgcagaggggggtgcAATGGGTGCTTGAGTCAAATTTGCAGTTAAATTTGTAAAGGtccttttgtgaaggcctgccgaatcaaactattagtaaaatgaattaataatgattttgcggtaaataaaatgacccaattgatgacctttcacctgatgacctcatccgtGACAAGCCCTCCCGTTCACACAGTGATACAGCAGCGATTCAGCCtcaatgtgcttgttgtggtttgttggatgtattttacaagaaagacgcaaagagagcagcacagtagtTTTATACTGCTGTGTGTCGCCTGTAGAAGTAACATTAGCTGCCGACTAACACAGCTAACGTTGCttctacacacagataaacaaaggtgctctgttcacttcgttcttgctgtttgagggagaaaagtttcaTGGGCGTCGCGaggtattgtattttttaagtactttgactaaaaacctttcacttgAACTAGGGTTATTAAAGTAGCTTAATAAAAAACGTAttgtgccttaaaataattataacaacattggtaaaacaggtttattacTTATTCCTCCGAATAATAGCCtacttatcagccctttttaaaatgataatttaaatcagaacagtatttgaatagatttaatagcaaacctattatatgaactaaataactggaaatacatgtaataatgtcagtgtcaatataaaataaataatattcctgacatcaaagtaaagagtgaagatatatatatatagagagagagatttcagacaaaggtatgaaatgttaatgtgaaaggtaaatgctgctctgtgaatgaacacacaattatttttagatttatgattagacatacagtcaatcaaaatccaaatatatctcagattcacaatgcaatatataaaatcattatcaaaatacacacacacacacacacacacgcgcacgtgtctatagatttgtctcactcttacccctgccttGGCTAACCTAGTCCTTTCTCCCAGTACTGTTTCCTTcccagattatttcccacacttaTTTGAATCTGGTATCTTTTctcctctacctgcagctctcggtgtgcagcagtctctgtgagcgtctccctcttattttctcatagCAGCCACCTTGGCAGCGGCTGCAGCTACTGCAGGTCAGTCATAGTGAGCCAGTCATCTTCTTTATACcttgtcatggtcacatatttgtttcatcAGCCAGTATATCTcctatgtttgttataatatctctagtcacagatcacctctCTGCACGGCCCTGCCGCCAGTGGAGCTGAGAGGGACACATGGGTTCATGCATCACAGTGcaaagttcagtgaggatcccCTCCGACAACACAGACAAAGGCTGCAGTGCTCACCACCGTCCTGGTCTGCACAGTTAGGGTACTCCAACACCAGCTCAACAAGATGACAGACATTTTTCCAGCCTCTCCTTTCTGAATATTTGAAAAAACGCAACaatagtctgccgaagcctccctacTAAGTTACCATAGTAGGCTTCACACCAGCATCTGATCACAGTTAAGTCTAAGTCTAGTTGTTCTGTATTTCCCATTTGTTCGCTGAGCCACTCTGTTTTGCCTTCAGGAGATTCACCCTGTTTCCCCTGGATCACCTGTCCTCCCCGCCAGCCTGCACAGTCGTCAGGAGTAACCCCACCTCGCCTCGCCTACCAGCTCTCACACTTCTCCCTGCTCAACAGAACCCGGAACCTTGCCCCGATCCCCCTCAGCTCACTCTTTCCCTTTGGTTGTTCTCAATAAACCTCTTGGGTTGGGTTCAGTTACGAGTCCTgacacagcagcagctcagcgTGTTTCAGATTTGAATATCCTTGATCATATTATATTGATTATTCTGCTGTAATATTGTTTCCATGCAAGTTTCAGATTTAATTCTAGAAAATTATTTACTTTTCTCAGTTGTTAATCATTGTATCTAAAAACTTAATAGTCTAATATATAGCAATTGTCAGTTTCTTTGGCAAAATGAGTATATAGAGTAtagaagtaataataataataataatacattaataacACTGCAGACAAATGTGTGTAACTTACTGTATAAATGTGTGCAATAATACATTATGAAGTTATCATAAAAAATGTAACCCTGTCATGCATGAATTATGACAGACTCTGTCAGGATATTTTTTCCTACGTGTTTTTATGGCTCTTTAGGCATGCAAAAtaaacttttcatttcatttttaaaaatacactttttttatttaacaaaccaataaataaaatgatatattatgtgaaatctatattttttaatgctgttaaacTAATGTGGTCACATATTTCAACATATTCTAATACTGTTTAATGCTCCACTATCATTGCTGCTAGCATTTATGGTTTCTCCTATTTCTGGCAGCCATTCATCATCACTGCCACTAGTATTATCCTCACTTGATTCTGATGGAATTGGCTCCACTATCCTGAATGCCTTTCACTTGCTGCAAATGTTGTGTAATACAAGTGTaatataaatccattgattTACATCCAAAAAAGTAAGTGCACATGAAgtattttcaagaaaaacaaagtctcaGTAATAGTTAATTGTAGTTGAAATATAGCCAATGATGCATAATGTCTAATTTAGTGGACAGGTAATTAATCCTAATTTCCTCCTAATACTTGGAAAGTTTAACAATTGTATTACTCCTTAGTTGTTACTAGATgttaccaaattttatttacCTATAATTGGAGGAATGGCAAGATTTACCTGAGCTTTACAGTGTGCCGAACGTCCATGTTGGTTTTGACGAATTTAAGTTGCACTTACAACGGCTTACCAGAGGGTGGCAGTGTATGGCATGACACACTAGTGTCCACTGTAGTGGCTGATGTGCAACTAGACTATCAGAACCTCTGCCCATTCAAGTAAATGGGTTTTGAGTAGCTGTCCACTGTAGTGACCACTATGCGTGAAAGGGTTAACTTTTTATGAATGAGTCACATGCAATTTACAATGCCAGTAAAATCTTCAGACTTTTCATTTGAAACCCTTCAAACAGTCTAAGAATAACAATgtacatgaaaatgaaaagacagaagagataacTGATGTGGGAATGAGGATGTAGACTAGAAAATCCACTCTGGTCAGTAGGATACTGAAAGTAAAACAAGAGCTTGGTAAAAGTCCCTTTGAATACTGCCAAACAGAAATGACTTCTGTTTAATCAGCATTTACACAGCACCACAGTTTACTACACTTCTTGGAAGAGGCTATTACTTCTAAGGAGGTGAGCTGATTAAACTTTACTATTGTGCCTGTTATTATGCTGAGCATTGATCCAGTTTGAGACATTGAAATGTGAGGCCACAATAAAGCTGTTCATTGTTCTGCAAACTACAACAGCATAAAAAGCAGCAGGAAATATGTCTAACATGAAGTAAAGTGCTGAAGTTCATTTTGACCAGTCTCATAGTGGTGATGTtgactgttgtgttgtgttcaaAACCCAAAATACCAACAGAGCCTTAAAGCTTTGTATATTCATTCTCCAGTCTTCATACCTCAACCACAAAACTGGAGTTTGATgtggtcttccaacatgacgaGTGATCTCTGTCTGATGTGGTGGCCCGACTGACAGgatattgttttgtatttttttttttgctttttgcagatgACATGTAATAAAGGAAGAGATAAAGATTGTGGTCATGGTTTAAAAAAGTAACGAGGTTATTCATAAACCACACAATATGTCACCTGACTCAAAAGGTAAGGGAAAGGTAAATAGGTCATATGCAACCAAACAAGTCTAAAGGTTCACAGTCTTTATTCAGTTAATGGAGCTGGCTCAGGTTTCAAATGGGTCATAAAAATGTATCGACTGTGAACAAATTACTAATGTTGAGGAGTAGAAGGAGAGGACAGACTGCTAATCTTCTTCCAGTAATAAGAGAAGTgaccttttaaaaatatatgtttttttattatttagatgCCCACTCAGAACCAGGTGTTAGGTAGCACCTCAGTGCTGGTCAGccaactgcttttattttgaaggtccAGAACAGAAAGTGACCCTGAGTACTGAAACTGCGTGGGTTTTACTGTGTTGCTGCCGTTGAGTCGCTGGTCGTTATTTCGTTACAGAGATCAACTCAGTTGAAGCCACATGTTGTTGTCCTACGGTTGAAATTATTATAGCCTGCAGCGGTGTGGACCAGATATCCTGGATTATCTGTTTTTTAAGGTAAAACTGCAGTTGCCGAGTTCTGCTGgcagagagctgctgctgcacctACAGGTAAAAGTGAAAGCTAAATTCGCAGACATTGTAAAGATTTCTGAGGAAAATTCTTTTCAAAACTAAATAATTTTCCTCGTCACGTACATCAATGATGCTTAAGTCTGTagtttatgaacgtttagagacatcagtgtttttttaatgcctATTGAGTGTCGCCTGTGATAATCACTCTCAGAAGTCAAAGTCTGTCAGGTAAAGTGCTGACGACCGAGAGGGAACAGTCTGAAAAGTGTAGCCAGCGCTGGCCTAACCCCTAATTTGTTTTCGCAGACAATAATTACAAAAGGATTATCAGCAACATGTACATGAAGTGTAATAAGTGACCCAGCGAGCAAGAAGTCGTCTAGAATACGTCTGAAAGACGTAATTGTTAGACATCCAGAAGACGTCCTCACAGGAGCCAGAATGAAAGTTTTTTATACGTCTTTTCTGGACATT is from Micropterus dolomieu isolate WLL.071019.BEF.003 ecotype Adirondacks unplaced genomic scaffold, ASM2129224v1 contig_12900, whole genome shotgun sequence and encodes:
- the LOC123966199 gene encoding tumor necrosis factor receptor superfamily member 14-like; this translates as LICICSGTAFTDTECSDCSSGTFSNGTFTSCLPHTQCESIDLQLKAGTASTDAECGEQSSDRTGAVIAAAVGGILFLLISGAVAKWYLSRKRKKWHPNRRRKTNADSPQLPVNGAETSEILNRSQQQEETEHI